The window ccaatttttttttaatggcagacatttttttttgactttCTCTTGACTCTGTAAAACCCTAAAAACACAAACTCTTTTCCGACACTCACTTCTCCATCAATGGCGACTGCTACAGATCTCTCTAAGTCACGCTTCATTTCCAAAACCCTAACTCACTCCCTAAATCAAAACCTATTttccaaaaaatcaattttgccctttaaactaacaaaaaaaaactctctcaaACCCCTTTCTCTCAAGGCAGTTATTTCCCAACAGAACCCCGCTACAACCACAGCACAGGAAACCACACAGTTTAAGCATTGTTTCACCAAATCCAAAGATGGGTTTCTCTGCTGTGAGAACCTTAAGGTTCAGGAGATTATGGAAAATGTTGAGAAGAGACCGTTTTATTTGTATAGTAAGCCACAGATTACTAGAAATGTTGAGGCTTATAAGGATGCCTTACAAGGACTGAATTCTATTATTGGTTATGCTATTAAGgctaataataatttgaagatTTTGGAGCATTTGAGAGGGTTGGGTTGTGGTGCTGTTTTGGTAAGTGGTAACGAGCTTAGGTTGGCTCTTCGGGCTGGTTTCGATCCCACAAGGTATGTTTATGATGATTGAATCATGCATCTGGGGAGAGACACTgtctttttatgtgttttgggTTATTAGAAGACTAGGCCTTGTTTTCTCTCAtgtattttaacttaaaagtaTAGCATGTCTTCTTATgagtatttttttgttgctgGAAGGTTGAGTTGAGActtgtttttgcttcttttttgttttgtgtcaGTTATGAAATTTTATCCGTGGGGTGCCAAATTTAAATGAGCTTGGTTTTGTGGTTTTTAGTTTAGTATTTGTTCATTGTATTATAAAGGGCTAGTTAGTGTTGTGTTTGTGGGAGTTTTTGTGCTGTCTGATTTGGTTTAGATGTGTGGATGAACAGGTGTATTTTTAATGGAAATGGGAAGCTGCTGGAGGATTTGGTTCTGGCTGCTCAAGAAGGTGTTTTTGTTAACGTGGATAGTGAATTTGATTTGGAAAATATTGTGGCAGCTGCTAGAATCGCTGGCAAGAAGGTTAATGTTCTACTCCGGATCAACCCAGATGTTGACCCTCAGGTATGTAATAGCTATCATGTGAGCAAGTGACTTGATGGTAAGGAAAAAGATACCAGAATGTTTGTTAATCTGGTCATATTATTTGAAATTGGCACCAGAAAAAGTTATAGCTAATTTGTTGACTCAGTTAATTCATGGCCTAGGTAAACTTAGTTAGAAATTTGAAATGGGAACTGGAGCCTCtggatttttaatatatctcttCAGCAAGTTCCATAATGAGTATAATAGCCTAATTGTTCGATGGAGAGAAGAACCTCTGGATATTTTTGAgtcaataatatatatgtttagaAAGTCCTTGGCACTCCTTACTTAGAGGAATCATAAGTTGCCTCATTCTATTTTCAGCCTTGAAATTTCATGAGCAAGAACTTCAGCCACTTGAATTGATTAAAGCCACTGAAAAAGTTAGTTTAAAATTGTAGTTTTGATGGTCGGGATTCAGAATTGATGTTTGATCTTTTCTATTTAGGAATTGATATGATCAACATTGATTTGTTTCAGTAAAGAAAGAAGTTCAACTTATGCTAAGTACTTTAGCTTTTCTAAAGCAATTCACATAGAACAAACTCATATCTCTCTTCCTTCTGCTTTGGCACTCTGCATCATCAGTACAAGCAGTCATGGTCAACACCTTTTCCATCTGCTGCTGCTCCATAATGGAATCCCTGTTAACGCCACACCTCAACACTTCCTCTTTTTCATGCCTAACTTACTGCCTTAACATGGCAAGTGCTATTTTTGTCCATGCGTCAATACTTTTGGACAATTTATCTCTCTTCCCATCACCCCCTCATCCAGCACCatcataatatatttaatcCTTAACCCATGACAATCAGGTCCTTTCATGCTGAAAAGTCAAGATGAGAAATTCTTCGACAGTATAGTTTGTGCTGATTAAGTTTCCAAAAGTATACAATACAGATTTTTGTGGAGGTTGCTGTGTTTGAttcatttttataatcaaatacTTTGTGCTTGTATTCGTTAGGTCCATCCTTATGTTGCTACAGGGAACAAGAACTCTAAATTTGGTATTAGAAATGAGAAGCTGCAATGGTTTCTGGATGCTGTAAAGGCACACTGTGATGAGCTGAAGCTCGTGGGGGCCCATTGCCATCTAGGATCAACCATCACCAAGGTATCCCAACAGAaaattcttgcttttttttttcctttctactAATTATTGGCTATGATGCTTGAAATATTCTTATCATTTATTATTCTCTCGTATTCTATTCAATTCTATTACCATCACTCTCCATTTTTCTGGGGCAAATATACTTTcatgtattttctttctctacacATACACTGTTATTAGTCATTGAACGCAAAGTTGAACCTCTCTTTGCTATGTCTTTTAGGTGGACATATTCAGGGATGCTGCAGTTCTCATGGTTAACTACATTGACGAAATCAGAGCTCAGGGCTTTGAAGTTGATTACTTAAACATTGGAGGTGGTTTGGGTATAGATTATTATCATTCTGGTGCAGTCCTTCCTACTCCAAGAGATCTCATTGACACTGTAACGATCATATATCTAAATCATGTTTAGTACACTCCAACACTTGGAAATTCTTAATATTGACACTATTGGTTGTTGGTTTAGGTTCGTGAACTGGTTCTCTCACGAGGTCTCAATCTCATCATTGAACCTGGGAGATCGCTCATTGCAAATACCTGCTGCTTGGTGAATAGGGTCACTGGGGTTAAAACTAATGGAACAAAAAATTTTGTTGTGATAGATGGCAGCATGGCTGAACTTATCCGTCCTAGTCTTTATGATGCTTATCAAGTAAGTATCAGAACATGATAAACCCTTTTCAATATTGAGTGTGTCATGTTTAACAGTAGAATAATCTATTTATTCTATGGTATTatgatgtcattttttttatattctatcaTCTGGAAGTGCCTTTTCATTTAGTGTGCTTTTACTCAATAGCAACACTTAGCTATCATAATGGTTTAGGCATCCCCTTCTGATCCAGTCCTACTgtcatatattatataatacaGTAACATCTTTGTTTGTGGAATTACTGATTGTAGGGGGTACTGAATGATGCCCTTGAAAATGATTTGGGTGTCTGAAATATGCTCGACATTCTTTAGGGTTGGCAATGGTTGACTATTTCTAGGAGGGCCCCTGCTTATTATACACGTAGCTATGAATCTATTGCTATGgataaacataatattttattaaagtgAAGGAATTTGGCTTCCCTCAGACATGTCTGTTGTTATAGATATAGAAATTTTATCTCCCTGTTGACTACAATTTCAAGTTACTAGGGgtgccttctttttttccacTTGATAGTATCATTACTAAAAGCTGTTCTCTTTCTTGCTTGGAGTTGACtcgtttttttgtttggtttcagCACATAGAGCTTGTTTCTCCTGCATCACCCAAGGCTGAAGTTTCAACTTTTGATGTGGTTGGTCCTGTCTGTGAGTCAGCAGATTTCCTGGGAAAGGATAGAGAACTTCCAACTCCAGCTAAGGTTTTTTGTTcctcctctttcttttgttgtggTTTGCAACAAGAATCTTCATTTTCTCATCAAGAGTTTTTCTGCAGGGAGCTGGTTTGGTTGTTCATGACGCAGGTGCTTACTGCATGAGCATGGCATCGACATACAATCTCAAGATGCGCCCTCCTGAGTACTGGGTATGAATTAACTTTTGATCTTACAACACCTTGTGTTATAAATTATGATTGAACGTGTCTCACCAACACATTGTTTGTTTGCTAATGCATTAATGAGTTATGCTGTTTAAATGATCTTTGGCTAGAAACATGGTTCTCAGAGCTTGAGTTTGTGTTTTTAGGTTGAAGAAGATGGAACAGTGTCCAAAATTCGGCACGGGGAGACATTCGAAGACCATATTCGGTTCTTTGAGGGTCTTTGATTGCAGACAGTAACCACTTCTACTGAGGCAATGAAACCTGATTTTTGCTTATATTGTGTTTTCTGCGTATCCCACTCTGCTGGTTATATCAATTCAGATATTCAATCAGCTGATTCATTGCATCAATTCCCAGCCTCTTACAACTTAAATACTCAtaagagttatatatatatatatatatatatatatatatatatatatatatatatatatatatatatatatatatttccgtATTTCcgagttaaaaataaatctctactacattttttaaatagacTCAGAAGAATTGAATCTAAGCTTGTGGGCTACGACGGTTTGTGCCAAGCTTTTCAAAGGCCGGTATATGCATCCAATGCCCAATTGAAAATCAGAATCTACTAACTAGACCTCTTTGCAAAGCACTTCTCAATCTGTGTTCCTATAAATGAATTTTAGGCCGTATGTAAATGTGAAGGAACAAAGCAATACATCATCAGAATTCAATAAATTTCGTTCTGAAATCACCATGGTAACCTTTCTAATATCTACcattacatttttaattttcaaggaatatatatatatatatatatatatagagagatgAAGAGTCCAGCCATCTATAATTATTGTGCAACCTATTTGCTTGTCAAACTTGTAAGCGTGTTTGATAATATGATGGTGGTTTtcaaagtaatatttattttaaaatgtattaaaaaataatttttgatactagtatattaaaatgatataaaaaataataataaaaaatattaatttgagttaaaaaatataaatttaaattttttcagaagcatttttaaaatgtaatatcaaacactatacaatatgattttaatatattttttttagaagataaCTAGCATGACAAGTCCGAACAAGGAGAGATTTGCTGATTTAGGATATTATTATCACTTTGGTGAAGTTACTTAAATCTTGAATCCACAATTAAATGGAGGTGCGCTATCTTTATTAGAAAGTGACCCTATGCTCTTTGTTATGATGCATAATAGAGATTTGATTGAGATAATGACAACAAGTCTTTAATGattaaagggagaaaaaaataaaaatcaggaTGAAGGTTTGAGTTGATCAAACCATCAATGGAAGACGGTTTTGTGATTACGGTAATAATAGTTGTTCTTTaaagtttgttttatttaaaaatatattaaaataatatattttttattttttaaaatttatttttaataccaactcatcaaaataatttaaatatatatatatataatattttttaaaaaaatattaaaaaaaaacaccatgtgAACGCACATGGTCGAAATATATGTGCATAAACTATAAACTATAATTGCTCTTGTCTTTACCCTTTATCATTTCACTTTACAAACCAATTTCTATGCAGAATGCTCAATGGTGTGAGTGGCGGTTCCAATAGGAAAAGGCAGGACCCCCTAGCTGTAAAAGTTTATTGTTTGCCCCCCGTAATTGATATTATTTCATCAAAGTCCTTCTGAATATTATATATCTCATTAATGGCCccgtttaaattttttgttgtgttccTCTGCCTCAACCCACAGGCCGCCTTTTGCCGCCAAAAGGTTTCGTGTAGAAAATCCAAGCAAGTATCATCCCTGGCCCGTATAAATGCTCCGTATCAGCTGATCTTGAAATGTAATGtccaaatttttaaaagataataaaagttTCGGAGTGCCATTGCCATGGCGGCCCCTCCCAACTCCCAAGGCCATGGGAAAGAAACTGTCACCAATAAGTTGGCAGGTAGCTAATATTCTCACTCCTTTTCCTTCTTCAAGGCTAAGAAAGCTTGATGCTTGATCCATTTGAGTTGCTTGGATGCTCGATCCATcaatcaattgaataaaaatcaaacttctCCGCGTGAACGCGAAACTGTTTCCAACACTCCCATTCTGTGGCCATTTTTCTTCCATTGCTTTTCACGATGGATAATGCAGCCAAATGGgaacgaaagaaagaaagaaaagatggaCAGGAGAAAGCAATTTCCTAGTGGTCCTGGATTATCCGTGCATGATCTCGACATACCACTAAACAGCCATCTATTCCAAACTAACTCTATACTCCGAGCAAGATAGTGTAAGTTGCAACAAGCATCTTCCTGCATCACGATCTTGACAATGCCATGGCCCTCCATTTGAGATCCATGAATCTTGTACCTTTATTGCTCAAGATAGTATTTATTGGTAGTGGCAAAAGGCGGATTTTAAGGGGTCAAAGAAGTCACTACCTagttgtttggttaataatagCTAGAAAATatggatgtactggtcttgtcagagattcaagGGTAATAGACTAGTTGtggttaagaaatatattagtACTAACAGCGCACCTTACTTGATGTAATCTGCTTTGtggtttaaaggttttgatgattttctgGTCGGTGGTTTATCTATAATTTGAGATTTACTCGTATGAATAAATCTAgtgttaagaatttattatagACTCGTGTACCCAAATGAATTCTTAAGAAAAGGCTCTTTGTAATTTGTGTATTAcagtaaaaaatacttataattaatattgataaatatttataataactaTGACAATTT of the Populus nigra chromosome 7, ddPopNigr1.1, whole genome shotgun sequence genome contains:
- the LOC133698136 gene encoding diaminopimelate decarboxylase 2, chloroplastic-like; this translates as MATATDLSKSRFISKTLTHSLNQNLFSKKSILPFKLTKKNSLKPLSLKAVISQQNPATTTAQETTQFKHCFTKSKDGFLCCENLKVQEIMENVEKRPFYLYSKPQITRNVEAYKDALQGLNSIIGYAIKANNNLKILEHLRGLGCGAVLVSGNELRLALRAGFDPTRCIFNGNGKLLEDLVLAAQEGVFVNVDSEFDLENIVAAARIAGKKVNVLLRINPDVDPQVHPYVATGNKNSKFGIRNEKLQWFLDAVKAHCDELKLVGAHCHLGSTITKVDIFRDAAVLMVNYIDEIRAQGFEVDYLNIGGGLGIDYYHSGAVLPTPRDLIDTVRELVLSRGLNLIIEPGRSLIANTCCLVNRVTGVKTNGTKNFVVIDGSMAELIRPSLYDAYQHIELVSPASPKAEVSTFDVVGPVCESADFLGKDRELPTPAKGAGLVVHDAGAYCMSMASTYNLKMRPPEYWVEEDGTVSKIRHGETFEDHIRFFEGL